AACAATTCTCCCTATATCCAGTCCAAACTTCACTCATTTCAACTTATACATGTTGTTTCATATCCTTCTGCCACATGCTGCTATGAAGAGAATTCTTGATAGCCTCCCTGTAGGTAGGGGAAAGCCAATTTCACATCCCTAAGAGGTCTTCTACAGGCTGAACAAGCCTCCTTCCTTGACCTCTCAGCCTGGGGCATTGCTCTTCTGAATTGAGATTAGTGATGTTTAATTGCCTGATTCTCTGTtatattttctcatctgtttccAATGTTGATATCTTAACTTACACCAAGACGTCATTTTCACCATCTTCAGGTCCTTCAATCTCCAGCTAGCACCAAAACCAAGCCAGTTTCTTAGTAGCTTAGTCTTGGTTGGGAGGACtgtataaaaagcatttttttactCAGCAAAGCAATTCAACCTGTGGAATTTGTGGACAAAAGTAAAGTAGTAGCACtcatcagaaacattttaaatttcattttaagaaaacttttttttttttttttttaagaataagtgttcattcttttccttcatgttaTATTTTAACAGACAGCTGAGAGTGTAGTCATATGTCACATTATGATAATTCTGATGATGGCTTAAACAGCACAGAGGCATCTGCATAGGTTGGTGGGGAGGTGGAGGGATGTGGGGCTTGTCATTACCGAGTTCTGCATTCAGTGGAGAGTCCAACTATGCGgagtttctgttgttgttttacgTATAGGTCATGTGAGATCTGAGCTGGGATGGAGCATGACTCACATACCACGTGGGAATTCAATGGCTCCTTCTATCAGCCTTCAGCTTTCCTCATGATGGGCATCCCAGGCCTGGAAGCCCTTCACCACTGGATCTCCATCCCTTTCTGTGCACTCTACTTTATTGCTCTCTTGGGAAACTGCCTGATCCTATTCATCGTAAAGAAGACCCAAAGTCTTCATGAACCAATGTACTACTTCCTCTCCATGCTGGCAGTCACTGACCTGGGCTTGGTTTTATGTACATTGCCTACTACTCTGGGCATTTTTTGGTTTAATATCCGAAGGATTGGGTTTGATGCTTGCCTCACTCAGATGTACTTCATCCATATACTGTCCTTCATCGAATCCTCCGTGCTGCTGGCAATGGCGTTTGACCGCTTCATTGCCATCTCTCATCCACTGAGATATCCATCCATACTGACCAAGACAACTGCCATAAAAATAGGTCTAGCAATTATATTGAGAGGCATGGTCTCCCTCCTTCCCATACCCTTCTTGCTCAAAAGATTAAGCTATTGTGGTAAGACTGAGCTTTCTCATTCATTTTGCTTCCATCCTGATATCATGAACCTAGCATGTGCAGATATAAAGGTAAATGTCTTCTATGGTATGATTATTCTCTTATCAACTGTGGGGATGGACTTAATCTTCATTGTGCTGTCCTACATCCTGATCATTAAAACTGTTATCAGCCTTGCAACTAAGGAGGAGTGTCTCAAGGCTTTGAATACATGTGTCTCCCACATCTGTGCTGTCCTAATATTCTTCATCCCAATGATCGGACTGTCCATGATTCATCGCTTTGGAAAGAATATTCCTCCTCTAGTTAAAACTTTGGTGGCCTACACTTACCTTATAATTCCCCCTGCTCTCAACCCCATTATCTACAGCATAAAATCTAGCCACATCCGTGAGGCTTTGTTCAGGGCACTGTGGAGGAAGAGTGAATCCGACTGGTAGCTTCTTCCACCAATTCTGCCAGAGAGTGCTAGTGGACTGGTTTCATGGTCAGAGTTAGTGGACTGGTTTCTTGGTGCTGCATCCATGGGGATCACTGCCAGACAAAGGAACTGCAGATCCACTCAGACACTGTCCCTCAACCCAGAGCTGTGATCTTCCATGTTTTGTCCTAGCATGATCTTTCATCCATTCCAACAGCCTGTAAACACCCCAAGCATTTATGATAGTGATATACACAAATGGAAGCCCCAATTTGAGGCAGACAATTACAGGAAAATGATCTTCTCTTTCAAGCTACACAATGGGGTCGATCAAGGAATATCTGCAATGCATGTTATGCATGTTATGCAAACTCTAGTTTGTAACTCTAGACAGTGTGTAAACTTGACTTGGACTCCCTTGAATGGGCTGATTGCTCCCTCACCATATGTCACCAGATAGCTAAAGACATCAAACTACACTGGAGCTCCACTTGGCTTGAGCCAAGAGCTTGAAGCCACTCTGAATATCTCAGCCATTTTGTTCAGCTGGGAACGCCCCACGAGATGGAGCTCAGTTCCAAAGTTTGAACACTGAGAATTTTCTGAAGGTCATGTTAAGTGAGCCCCCAATACTCTTAGTCCTCCTTAAAAAACAGCTCAACCTTCATCTTCATCTGTGTCTCTAAACTGCCACACACATCTACAGTGTTAGAAACCATGCTGCTTTTGcaccttgtttttatttcactgaaccTTACTGTCTTACCAAGTCTAATGTTCCAGCCATTGTCTTGCACTGAATGTAATGTATGTGtacaatattttcaataaaaaacatGTATTCATTGTAAAAGGTCAAAAGATGagatgaagtttttgttttgttttgtttttccttttcttctttatttctgtttatatgaTGCAGAGATTATAGGTTGGAGTTGCTTACAATCTTCAGGATTTGCTCTACTAGAGCACAGAATTGTATTAAATATGCTTCAAGATGGTACCTTGGGGCTCTGAATGAAAAAGAGGGGTTTCAAAAATGTAATAGGAATGGTTAAACTTCCTGGCATTACGGGTCATATACTACAAACATCCAGCTGAGAGCCACCAGGCACCAAATGTACCCCTCAGAGAGATGGGAAGTGGAGGCCTCTAGGGGCAGGTCACAGATAGGAGGTAACAGTGTctcccagcatttttttcatctgctatGAGATGGGCCTCAgccagcagaacagaaagatttCACAACCCTCCTGTCTTGCTTCCTCCCacagacagaacagaaatgctCCAAATCTTTCATGCCTCCAAAAGATGGAGCTGTATTTTCATTGGTCTTAAGCCATATTGCACCACAGTATgataaggacataaaactattagagagtgccCAAAGGAGGGTTACAAAGATGgggaagggtctggagggcaagatgCATGAGGAGGAGATGAAGTCACTttgtttgttcagcccagagaagaggaggctggggggaggcctcatggcggcctgcagctccctcacgaggggagcggaggggcaggcgctgagctctgctctctggggacagcaacaggacccgaggggacggcatggagctgggacaggggag
This genomic window from Cygnus olor isolate bCygOlo1 chromosome 1, bCygOlo1.pri.v2, whole genome shotgun sequence contains:
- the LOC121060369 gene encoding olfactory receptor 51G2-like yields the protein MEHDSHTTWEFNGSFYQPSAFLMMGIPGLEALHHWISIPFCALYFIALLGNCLILFIVKKTQSLHEPMYYFLSMLAVTDLGLVLCTLPTTLGIFWFNIRRIGFDACLTQMYFIHILSFIESSVLLAMAFDRFIAISHPLRYPSILTKTTAIKIGLAIILRGMVSLLPIPFLLKRLSYCGKTELSHSFCFHPDIMNLACADIKVNVFYGMIILLSTVGMDLIFIVLSYILIIKTVISLATKEECLKALNTCVSHICAVLIFFIPMIGLSMIHRFGKNIPPLVKTLVAYTYLIIPPALNPIIYSIKSSHIREALFRALWRKSESDW